A region from the SAR86 cluster bacterium genome encodes:
- a CDS encoding esterase has protein sequence MDSTVLYFHGFKSSSDSSKARQFKNFVADNTSNTKVIIPDLKDDFRMAFKQIKNLVKESGSNIHFVGSSLGGYYASFFANKNKCKCVLINPAIPPLKDFDIYLGENENYDTKKKFLIKKDDIEFLRSKKYIKNHENMLILLESGDEVLDFHECISFYKGCFVDVFFGGDHSFVSFNSKLLKISNFLDLN, from the coding sequence GTGGATAGCACGGTTTTATATTTTCATGGCTTTAAATCATCATCCGATTCAAGCAAAGCAAGACAATTTAAAAATTTTGTTGCTGATAACACAAGCAACACAAAAGTTATAATTCCAGATTTAAAAGATGATTTTAGGATGGCTTTTAAGCAAATAAAAAATCTTGTAAAAGAAAGTGGCTCTAACATACATTTTGTTGGTAGTTCTCTTGGTGGCTACTATGCGTCTTTTTTTGCTAATAAAAATAAGTGCAAATGTGTATTAATTAATCCTGCTATTCCACCCTTAAAGGATTTTGATATTTATTTAGGCGAGAATGAAAATTATGATACCAAAAAGAAATTTTTAATAAAAAAAGATGACATAGAATTTCTGAGATCTAAAAAATACATAAAAAATCATGAAAATATGCTTATTTTGCTTGAAAGTGGCGATGAAGTATTAGATTTTCATGAGTGTATATCATTTTATAAAGGCTGTTTTGTTGACGTATTTTTTGGTGGGGATCACTCATTTGTATCGTTTAATAGTAAATTATTAAAAATTTCAAACTTTTTAGACCTAAATTAA
- the glnL gene encoding nitrogen regulation protein NR(II), with amino-acid sequence MLNISSLNTSLLNQLKSEILVFDKGLNVRWLNESAISSEWKLIKKEPAPLSTQLESESLKDFNEIIFDTIKNKNTSTKRDFKINFNSNKNRIVDLTASWSDKYSIVIVEILCVDNLNKIIDSTKTFSTQKIAANLARTLAHEVKNPLSGIKGSAQILSNKLSDDFSKKFLKIIIDETERLNGIVTKILTPPKKPKLVPFNIHSAFEKVFGLAEAESENFNYLELKRDYDPSIPELNGDEDLFIQAILNIVKNAQEALMKTEKPIITIKSRISYGQPINGNVYGTLCNISVIDNGPGIPIDIHDQLFFPMVSSKDNGSGLGLSISQDIIRIHGGAINFNSKPGQTIFSILIPLSVENKEIKSA; translated from the coding sequence ATGTTAAATATAAGTAGTTTAAATACGTCGTTACTTAATCAATTAAAGTCTGAAATTTTAGTTTTTGATAAAGGCCTCAATGTCAGATGGTTGAATGAATCTGCCATATCAAGTGAATGGAAACTAATAAAAAAAGAGCCGGCTCCATTATCAACACAATTGGAATCAGAATCTCTTAAAGATTTTAATGAAATTATTTTTGATACTATTAAAAATAAAAATACATCTACGAAAAGAGATTTTAAGATTAATTTCAATTCTAATAAAAATAGAATTGTAGACCTCACAGCTTCATGGTCTGATAAATACAGCATTGTTATTGTGGAAATCTTATGTGTTGATAATCTAAACAAAATTATTGACTCAACAAAGACTTTTTCTACTCAAAAAATTGCTGCAAATTTAGCAAGAACGCTTGCACACGAGGTAAAAAATCCTTTATCAGGTATCAAAGGTAGTGCCCAAATACTTAGTAATAAATTATCTGATGATTTTTCAAAAAAATTCCTCAAGATAATTATTGACGAAACTGAAAGGCTGAATGGTATAGTTACAAAAATACTAACTCCACCAAAAAAACCTAAACTTGTGCCGTTTAATATTCATTCTGCATTTGAGAAAGTCTTCGGTCTAGCTGAAGCAGAGTCTGAAAACTTTAACTATCTGGAATTAAAAAGAGACTATGATCCAAGCATTCCTGAATTAAATGGTGATGAGGATCTCTTTATTCAAGCTATTCTAAATATTGTAAAAAATGCACAGGAAGCATTAATGAAAACAGAGAAACCTATCATTACAATTAAATCAAGAATCTCTTATGGTCAACCTATAAATGGAAATGTTTATGGTACTTTGTGTAATATAAGTGTTATTGATAATGGTCCTGGTATTCCAATCGATATTCATGATCAATTGTTCTTCCCAATGGTTTCATCTAAAGATAATGGTTCTGGTCTCGGGCTATCTATTTCTCAAGACATTATTAGAATCCATGGCGGCGCCATAAACTTTAATAGCAAGCCTGGCCAAACAATATTTTCTATATTGATTCCATTATCAGTTGAGAACAAAGAGATAAAAAGTGCATAA
- a CDS encoding glutamine synthetase beta-grasp domain-containing protein has translation MADYKTYEYIWLDGYKPEPSMRSKVKATDDETPPDWSFDGSSTQQAEGGSSDCLLLPVQTYSNPNGHDLVMTQVQSADHTTHPSNFRAAAAELVTDEWWFGFEQEFFFTDPQTGEPLGWEDGEPREQGEYYCGVGASNVVGREISDAHLQACLDLGITLTGTNAEVALGQWEYQCFGKGIKAADDLWVSRYLLYKIAEEFGVGVNIHPKPKTGDWNGSGMHTNFSNEEMRSNGSEELFSSMCDKLGEVHEEGIAAYGSDNDMRLTGLHETQSIDQFSYGVSDRGASIRIPVYTVEHDWNGYLEDRRPASNADPYKILAHIVGTLTK, from the coding sequence ATGGCAGACTATAAAACTTATGAATATATTTGGTTAGATGGCTACAAACCAGAACCTTCCATGAGAAGCAAGGTAAAAGCAACGGATGATGAAACTCCACCAGACTGGTCTTTTGATGGTTCATCAACTCAACAAGCCGAAGGTGGAAGCTCAGATTGTTTATTGCTTCCTGTTCAAACCTACTCAAATCCGAACGGGCATGATTTAGTTATGACACAGGTTCAATCTGCAGATCATACGACTCATCCATCAAACTTTCGAGCTGCTGCAGCAGAATTGGTAACTGACGAATGGTGGTTTGGTTTTGAGCAGGAGTTCTTTTTTACTGACCCTCAAACAGGCGAGCCTCTCGGTTGGGAAGACGGAGAACCAAGAGAACAAGGAGAATACTATTGCGGTGTTGGAGCTAGTAATGTGGTGGGTAGAGAAATCTCTGATGCTCATCTTCAAGCGTGTTTAGATTTAGGTATCACACTTACTGGTACTAATGCTGAGGTTGCTCTTGGTCAATGGGAGTATCAGTGTTTCGGGAAAGGTATAAAAGCTGCTGATGACTTATGGGTTAGCAGATACCTTTTATATAAAATTGCAGAAGAGTTTGGTGTTGGAGTTAATATTCATCCAAAACCAAAAACTGGAGACTGGAATGGATCAGGTATGCATACAAATTTTTCAAATGAAGAAATGAGATCTAACGGATCTGAAGAATTATTCTCTTCAATGTGTGACAAACTTGGTGAGGTTCATGAAGAAGGTATAGCGGCTTATGGTTCTGATAATGATATGAGGCTAACCGGTTTACATGAAACTCAAAGCATCGATCAATTTTCATATGGTGTTAGTGATAGAGGCGCTAGTATTCGTATACCAGTTTACACTGTTGAGCATGATTGGAATGGATATCTAGAAGATAGAAGGCCTGCATCTAATGCAGATCCATACAAGATTCTTGCACATATAGTTGGAACTCTAACAAAATAG
- the ntrC gene encoding nitrogen regulation protein NR(I), producing MHKVWVADDDSAIRIVLEESLSSAGFETKTFATGDDLVNQLDIEQPDLILTDVQMPGMLGYDLLKHIINNFENLPVIVMTAFTDMQAAVDSYGGGAFEYIPKPFDLDEAIQIIKRALEKKPKTRGLKGLKTAEMIGEAQSMQVVFRAIGKLSNTNATVLVQGESGTGKELIAKSLHKNSPRFDMPFIALNMADIPKELVESELFGHEKGAFTGAVDKRIGRFEQANGGTLFLDEIGDMPLDSQTRLLRVLSNKEFYRVGGDKPIKVDVRIIAATHQNLENLVFEKKFREDLFYRLNVIKIDVPALKNRKEDIALLSKYFLKNHADSLGEELRVVSEEAEEFLLKYDWPGNVRQLENVCYWLTLMSPTQNVKVQDLPTEIKNYEITELPSSSWEDSLSYWLKNISKDFDGELSNIANNKIEKILINVALDRTNGKKNEAAKLLGWGRNTLAKKMKEMGIGG from the coding sequence GTGCATAAAGTTTGGGTTGCTGATGATGATAGTGCTATACGTATAGTACTTGAAGAAAGTCTTTCTAGTGCTGGCTTCGAAACAAAAACATTTGCAACTGGTGACGATTTGGTTAATCAGCTTGATATAGAACAACCTGATTTAATCCTTACTGATGTTCAAATGCCTGGAATGCTTGGTTATGATCTACTAAAACATATCATCAATAATTTTGAAAACCTTCCTGTCATAGTTATGACTGCTTTTACTGATATGCAGGCAGCTGTAGATTCTTATGGTGGTGGCGCATTTGAATATATTCCTAAGCCTTTTGATCTTGATGAAGCAATACAAATTATTAAAAGAGCATTGGAAAAGAAACCAAAAACAAGGGGTCTAAAAGGACTAAAAACTGCTGAAATGATTGGAGAAGCGCAATCGATGCAAGTTGTATTCAGAGCTATTGGTAAATTATCAAATACTAATGCTACTGTTCTTGTTCAGGGAGAATCAGGAACTGGTAAAGAACTTATTGCAAAATCATTACATAAAAATAGTCCAAGATTTGATATGCCTTTTATAGCACTTAATATGGCAGATATTCCAAAAGAATTAGTTGAATCAGAATTATTTGGTCATGAAAAAGGCGCATTCACTGGGGCTGTAGATAAACGGATTGGAAGATTTGAGCAAGCTAATGGAGGAACATTATTTCTTGATGAAATTGGAGATATGCCGCTTGATTCACAAACAAGACTTTTGAGAGTCCTGTCAAATAAAGAATTTTATAGAGTTGGTGGTGATAAACCCATAAAAGTTGATGTAAGAATTATTGCAGCAACTCATCAAAATCTTGAAAATCTTGTTTTTGAAAAAAAATTTAGGGAGGATTTATTCTATAGATTAAATGTTATTAAAATTGATGTTCCTGCGCTAAAAAATAGAAAAGAAGATATCGCATTACTATCAAAATATTTTCTTAAAAATCATGCTGATTCATTAGGTGAAGAATTAAGAGTTGTTTCAGAAGAAGCTGAGGAATTTTTATTAAAATATGATTGGCCTGGAAATGTTAGACAGTTAGAAAATGTTTGTTATTGGTTGACTTTAATGAGTCCTACTCAAAATGTTAAAGTTCAAGATTTGCCAACTGAAATTAAAAATTATGAAATAACTGAGCTGCCATCATCATCATGGGAGGATAGCTTATCTTATTGGTTAAAAAATATTTCAAAAGATTTTGATGGTGAATTATCTAACATTGCAAATAATAAAATAGAAAAAATTCTTATTAATGTTGCACTAGATAGAACAAATGGTAAAAAGAACGAAGCTGCAAAACTTCTTGGTTGGGGACGCAATACATTAGCAAAAAAAATGAAGGAAATGGGTATTGGGGGTTGA
- a CDS encoding rhodanese-like domain-containing protein, producing the protein MEIFNFLIDHYYYSGPLIILIILFFISNSRKGGKKIDPEYLVELCNKDMANLIDLRNSDEFELGHIVGSKNIPFLDIETRSNEIKNDEVKALVLICDMGMNSPNAGEKLKKLEYKNILILRGGINSWKISNLPLVTN; encoded by the coding sequence ATGGAAATATTTAATTTTTTGATTGATCACTATTATTACTCTGGCCCATTAATAATTTTAATAATTCTATTCTTCATATCTAATTCAAGAAAAGGTGGAAAAAAAATAGATCCAGAATATTTAGTTGAATTATGTAATAAAGATATGGCAAATTTAATTGATTTAAGAAATTCAGATGAATTTGAATTAGGACATATAGTTGGATCAAAAAATATTCCTTTTCTTGACATCGAGACTAGATCAAATGAAATAAAAAATGACGAAGTGAAAGCTCTTGTTTTAATTTGTGATATGGGAATGAATTCACCAAATGCAGGTGAGAAACTAAAGAAACTTGAATATAAAAATATATTAATCCTTAGAGGTGGAATAAACAGTTGGAAGATATCAAATTTGCCGCTAGTAACAAATTAA
- a CDS encoding oxidative damage protection protein encodes MSKKILCKKLNKELPALLVPPMPGPKGQEIMNSISEEAWEMWKSHQTTLINEKHLDMSDPKNRRWLIEQMDKFFNNEEYEKASGFKAID; translated from the coding sequence ATGTCTAAAAAAATTTTATGCAAAAAACTAAATAAAGAGCTACCTGCTTTATTAGTGCCGCCAATGCCCGGTCCAAAAGGCCAAGAAATTATGAATTCTATTTCAGAAGAAGCATGGGAAATGTGGAAATCTCATCAAACCACATTAATAAATGAAAAACATTTAGATATGTCTGATCCTAAAAATAGGAGATGGTTGATAGAACAAATGGATAAATTTTTTAATAATGAAGAGTACGAAAAGGCTTCGGGTTTTAAAGCTATAGATTAA
- a CDS encoding A/G-specific adenine glycosylase: MNKSNNTFSEKIISWYEINGRNDLPWRKNISPYRVWISEIMLQQTQVKTAIPYFKRFIKQYPNFKQISFASEEQILALWTGLGFYKRAKNIFRTKEIIKKDYRNKFPSTFDELMALPGIGRSTAGAIMSIAYGGSYPILDANVKRVISRYRNINLYDKNAIKELWLLSESLTPKKNIFEYTQGIMDLGALICNIRSPNCKECPLTNSCISAFQNFEFNSKKKKDKSKRKIHFTLAHSNNTFLLFKKDEKTFWESLWVPFENENLKKTKIFKKPTNSVTKNISHALSHIDLDITIEIFNYSAPFKVKTNQEHRWVSKNKIHNFGMPKPIKTIIEEYV; the protein is encoded by the coding sequence TTGAATAAGTCCAATAACACATTTTCAGAAAAAATTATTAGCTGGTATGAAATCAATGGCAGAAATGATTTGCCATGGAGAAAAAATATCTCTCCATATAGAGTTTGGATTTCAGAAATAATGCTTCAACAAACACAAGTTAAAACGGCTATACCTTACTTTAAAAGATTCATTAAGCAATATCCTAATTTTAAGCAGATCTCCTTCGCTTCTGAGGAACAAATTTTAGCTCTTTGGACAGGATTGGGGTTTTATAAAAGAGCAAAAAATATTTTTAGAACCAAAGAAATCATAAAAAAAGATTATAGAAATAAATTCCCTTCAACATTTGATGAACTGATGGCTTTGCCAGGAATTGGGAGATCAACAGCAGGCGCAATTATGTCAATTGCTTACGGAGGCTCCTATCCAATTTTAGATGCTAATGTAAAAAGGGTAATTTCAAGATATAGAAACATTAATTTGTATGATAAAAATGCTATAAAAGAGTTATGGTTGTTATCAGAATCTTTAACTCCAAAGAAAAATATCTTTGAATACACCCAGGGAATAATGGATTTAGGTGCCCTGATTTGTAATATCAGATCACCAAATTGTAAAGAATGCCCTTTAACTAATTCATGCATAAGTGCATTTCAGAATTTTGAATTTAATTCAAAAAAAAAGAAGGATAAATCAAAAAGAAAAATTCACTTTACACTTGCACATTCTAATAATACCTTTTTATTATTCAAAAAAGATGAAAAGACTTTTTGGGAAAGTCTTTGGGTACCATTTGAAAATGAAAATCTCAAAAAGACTAAAATTTTTAAAAAACCAACTAATTCAGTAACAAAAAACATTAGTCATGCTTTGTCCCATATTGATCTTGATATCACAATTGAAATTTTTAACTATAGTGCGCCATTTAAAGTTAAGACAAATCAAGAACATCGATGGGTTAGTAAAAATAAAATACATAATTTTGGTATGCCAAAACCTATAAAGACTATAATAGAGGAATATGTCTAA
- a CDS encoding FAD-dependent oxidoreductase: MSDKTNSKFPAEADVVIVGVGGIVGSMLAYWLTELGQKNIVGLEKSSVIPSDIASTAHASDFVYNTTHDKLGCWTTAFSRKFYEDNGFFLKKGGLEICRKDDEARWEELKRKVSSGKAFGSNVKLISAAEAKEKFPLLEEDSMQGAMWDPDAGLVIPRSQDVVSFAVESAKEKGALKTFTDTPALDFEIENGHIVGVKTDKGIIKTKKVVIASGIWGPLMGKKAGVSVPLMPLEHPLLFFGPLPEAQDAEDFLIYPLLRDQGNSAYVRDTGRLHGGMLEWGFYEDKNPRLVDPEDIGNPEKTMGSDSMRYLDLEEVAEPLEKAFETTPILNELGWDEKSSFNGLLSVTPDAGSLIGESPEVRGFWMCEAVWVKDGPGCARLCAEAMVNGKTQVDMHSFDISRFYPEQKEKEFVKSRAYENSQTIYTPAVHPREPYISQREKFVSPFYEREKELGGYFDNEVACWERAFAYESNKEKLIKYVNQIPVRENEWDRRHVPYEIANAEHLAMSDSVGMINLSHFPIMDIKGPDAERMLEYLSVAKVGSNTPVGKVIYTNFLDEDGGVHADLTISRLGLDSYRVVTGGADGNRDWVALRNYRDDHELDAEINIRTHDIATLGLWGPEAEKALNNFIDPNEVNIKNFPFASSKNLTLNLSGGKKIDVWAGRISYVGESGWEIYLNNDSEDGLALYDSLLEVGAVPVGIETYANSRRLEKSFRLQGADLETEYNAIESAIQRPLVKEADFHGKAAHLSQRKEDPCAILCTMTLDNLNVSGNTRYPVGISPIIDPATGEVPIDSKGRRSYTTGMSYCPSIKKFVVMGYLPKEIAVQGKSLLIEYFNEDGDGLYPMTVQIVGKGSLYDPSNERVRA, encoded by the coding sequence TTGTCAGATAAAACTAATTCTAAATTTCCTGCTGAAGCAGATGTTGTAATCGTAGGAGTTGGAGGAATTGTTGGATCAATGTTGGCATACTGGCTAACAGAACTTGGTCAAAAAAATATTGTCGGGTTAGAAAAGTCCTCCGTAATTCCATCGGATATTGCATCTACCGCTCATGCTTCTGATTTTGTTTACAATACAACCCATGACAAATTAGGTTGCTGGACGACAGCATTTAGTAGAAAGTTTTATGAGGATAATGGCTTCTTTTTAAAAAAAGGAGGCCTAGAAATCTGTCGAAAAGATGATGAGGCTCGTTGGGAAGAACTCAAACGAAAAGTATCTTCTGGTAAGGCCTTTGGAAGCAATGTTAAATTAATTTCAGCAGCGGAAGCTAAAGAAAAATTTCCTTTATTAGAAGAAGACTCAATGCAAGGTGCGATGTGGGATCCAGATGCAGGCTTAGTTATTCCTCGATCTCAAGATGTTGTTAGTTTTGCGGTAGAAAGTGCTAAAGAAAAAGGTGCACTTAAAACATTCACTGATACTCCTGCACTTGACTTTGAAATTGAAAATGGACATATCGTGGGAGTAAAAACCGATAAAGGAATAATTAAAACTAAAAAAGTTGTTATCGCATCCGGCATATGGGGCCCGTTAATGGGAAAAAAAGCGGGGGTTTCAGTTCCATTAATGCCGCTAGAACATCCTTTGTTATTTTTTGGTCCGCTACCAGAAGCGCAGGATGCGGAAGACTTTTTGATATACCCTCTTCTTCGTGATCAGGGTAACTCTGCTTACGTAAGAGATACAGGAAGGCTTCATGGAGGAATGCTTGAATGGGGTTTTTATGAAGACAAAAACCCTAGGCTTGTTGATCCTGAAGATATTGGAAATCCAGAAAAAACAATGGGATCTGATTCAATGAGATATCTAGATCTCGAAGAAGTTGCTGAACCTTTAGAAAAAGCTTTTGAAACTACCCCTATACTTAATGAACTGGGCTGGGATGAAAAAAGTTCATTCAATGGGCTTTTGTCGGTAACCCCCGACGCTGGTTCTTTAATAGGTGAAAGTCCTGAAGTAAGAGGATTTTGGATGTGTGAAGCTGTTTGGGTTAAAGATGGGCCTGGATGTGCCAGGTTATGTGCAGAAGCAATGGTAAACGGTAAAACTCAGGTTGACATGCATTCATTTGATATATCTAGGTTTTATCCAGAGCAAAAAGAAAAAGAATTTGTAAAATCAAGAGCCTATGAAAATTCTCAAACAATTTATACACCTGCTGTTCATCCAAGAGAACCATATATTAGTCAAAGAGAAAAATTTGTAAGCCCTTTTTATGAAAGAGAAAAAGAACTTGGAGGATATTTTGATAATGAAGTAGCTTGCTGGGAAAGAGCTTTTGCATATGAAAGTAACAAAGAAAAACTTATCAAATATGTGAATCAGATACCAGTTCGAGAAAATGAGTGGGACAGACGACATGTACCATATGAAATTGCTAATGCTGAGCACCTGGCAATGAGTGATTCAGTTGGAATGATCAATTTATCACACTTTCCTATCATGGATATTAAAGGTCCTGATGCAGAGAGAATGTTAGAGTATCTTTCTGTTGCTAAAGTTGGAAGTAATACTCCTGTTGGTAAAGTTATTTACACTAATTTTCTTGATGAGGATGGTGGTGTTCATGCAGATTTGACTATCTCTAGATTAGGCTTAGATAGTTATCGTGTAGTAACTGGGGGAGCTGATGGAAACCGCGATTGGGTTGCACTGCGAAATTATCGTGATGATCACGAATTGGATGCTGAAATAAATATCAGAACTCATGATATAGCAACTTTAGGTTTATGGGGCCCAGAAGCAGAAAAAGCTTTGAATAATTTTATTGATCCAAATGAAGTAAATATTAAAAATTTTCCTTTCGCTTCATCAAAAAATCTTACACTTAATTTGTCAGGTGGAAAAAAAATTGATGTTTGGGCGGGAAGAATTTCATATGTTGGTGAAAGTGGATGGGAAATCTATCTTAATAATGATAGTGAAGACGGCTTAGCCTTATATGACTCTCTACTTGAAGTTGGTGCTGTTCCTGTTGGAATAGAAACTTATGCTAATAGTAGAAGGCTTGAAAAAAGCTTTAGACTTCAAGGAGCTGACTTAGAAACAGAATACAACGCAATTGAATCAGCCATTCAAAGACCATTGGTCAAGGAAGCAGATTTTCATGGCAAAGCAGCACATCTTTCCCAAAGAAAAGAGGATCCGTGCGCTATTCTATGCACTATGACATTAGATAATCTAAATGTTTCAGGCAATACAAGATATCCAGTAGGTATTTCACCAATTATCGATCCTGCAACAGGCGAAGTACCTATAGATAGTAAAGGTCGAAGATCGTATACCACTGGGATGTCATACTGCCCTTCTATTAAAAAATTCGTAGTAATGGGATATCTTCCAAAAGAGATTGCTGTTCAAGGGAAATCACTTTTAATTGAGTATTTTAATGAAGATGGTGATGGTTTATATCCAATGACTGTTCAAATTGTTGGCAAAGGATCTCTTTATGATCCTTCAAATGAAAGAGTTCGCGCATAA
- a CDS encoding malonyl-CoA decarboxylase translates to MSFFQNILSSLVKSTRRLNRFGSKGLGKLHNNIDKAVDSVMSTTGEVSTLVYAEHLLNLIEKENDEGLSKFLKNLLANHDIDTKALMKDVKNYSNEKSEQNLKKINISAEPKWIELFRRLNSTSNGTSRLVKLRERIRTLNDPELKTFDSGLLKLFKYWFNPSFLVLEKIDWETPANILEKIIEYEAVHEINSWDDLRARLAPTDRQCFAFFHPLIPNDPLIFVEVALCKDIPKSIQEIIKIDRNEIDIEDVNTAIFYSISNCQNGLLGISFGNFLIKKVAKTLKRELPNLNQFLTLSPIPGLMKWMEEYAPITFERCSEKSCSDEELLKKTILYLTESDRSDNMPNDPVGRFHIGNGASLERINLNADLSEKGLTQSYGVMANYLYDLDVVEENHELFFKNKIVPVSNEIKSIKKNIHKKLK, encoded by the coding sequence ATGAGTTTTTTTCAAAATATTTTATCTTCACTAGTTAAGAGTACTCGTCGGCTTAATCGTTTTGGCTCAAAGGGTCTTGGAAAGCTTCATAATAATATAGATAAGGCAGTAGATTCGGTTATGTCAACAACTGGAGAAGTATCAACTCTTGTTTATGCAGAACATTTATTAAATCTTATTGAAAAAGAAAATGATGAAGGGCTTTCAAAATTTCTTAAAAATTTATTAGCTAATCATGATATTGATACCAAAGCATTAATGAAAGATGTAAAAAATTATTCAAATGAAAAAAGTGAACAAAACTTGAAAAAAATAAATATCTCAGCTGAACCAAAATGGATTGAATTATTTAGAAGGCTGAATTCGACCTCAAATGGAACATCAAGATTAGTAAAATTAAGAGAAAGAATTCGAACCTTAAATGATCCTGAATTGAAAACTTTTGATTCTGGATTATTAAAACTTTTTAAATATTGGTTTAATCCATCATTTTTAGTTCTAGAAAAAATTGATTGGGAAACTCCTGCAAATATCCTTGAAAAAATTATTGAATACGAAGCTGTACATGAAATAAATTCATGGGATGATTTGCGAGCTAGATTAGCACCAACCGATAGACAGTGCTTTGCATTTTTTCATCCATTAATACCTAACGATCCTCTAATATTTGTTGAAGTTGCCTTATGTAAAGATATTCCTAAGTCTATTCAAGAAATCATTAAGATTGATAGAAATGAAATTGATATTGAGGATGTAAATACTGCTATTTTTTATTCTATTTCAAATTGTCAAAATGGTTTATTAGGAATTTCTTTTGGTAATTTTCTTATAAAAAAAGTTGCAAAAACTCTCAAACGAGAATTACCTAACCTTAACCAATTTTTAACACTATCTCCCATCCCTGGTTTGATGAAATGGATGGAAGAATATGCGCCGATTACATTTGAAAGATGTTCTGAAAAGAGCTGTAGCGATGAAGAACTACTGAAAAAAACAATACTATACTTAACAGAATCTGACAGGTCTGACAATATGCCTAACGATCCTGTGGGAAGATTTCATATTGGTAACGGTGCAAGTTTAGAAAGAATAAACCTTAATGCTGACCTTTCAGAAAAAGGATTGACTCAATCATATGGGGTTATGGCTAACTATTTATATGATCTTGATGTTGTTGAAGAGAATCATGAATTATTTTTTAAAAATAAAATTGTCCCTGTTTCAAATGAAATTAAATCCATTAAAAAAAATATTCATAAGAAACTTAAATAA
- a CDS encoding 2,3-bisphosphoglycerate-dependent phosphoglycerate mutase, translating into MKQRNLILIRHGQSEWNAKNLFTGWEDPGLTPKGVSEAKKAGIVIKNLGISFDLIFTSALIRAQLTGSIILDEIGIVIPTIQNEALNERYYGDLQGLNKDECRKKWGEEKVQIWRRSYNSGPPGGESLKDTSDRVLPYYLDEIHPLILSGKNILIAAHGNSLRSLVKHLDIISEKEIVELEIPTGAPIHYLFDKNGEVIKKKNLI; encoded by the coding sequence ATGAAGCAACGAAATTTAATATTAATCAGGCATGGGCAAAGTGAGTGGAATGCTAAAAATTTATTTACTGGATGGGAGGATCCTGGTCTTACCCCAAAAGGAGTTTCAGAAGCAAAAAAAGCTGGTATTGTTATTAAAAACTTGGGTATAAGTTTTGATCTCATATTCACTTCAGCATTAATTAGAGCGCAATTAACAGGCTCAATAATTCTAGATGAAATTGGAATTGTAATTCCTACAATTCAAAATGAAGCCCTTAATGAAAGATATTATGGAGATCTTCAAGGATTAAATAAAGATGAATGTAGAAAAAAATGGGGGGAAGAAAAAGTTCAAATCTGGAGAAGAAGTTATAACTCTGGTCCGCCTGGAGGTGAATCACTTAAAGATACTAGTGATAGAGTTTTACCTTATTATTTAGATGAAATTCATCCTCTAATTTTAAGTGGCAAAAATATCCTCATAGCTGCTCATGGAAATTCTCTTAGATCGCTAGTAAAGCATTTAGATATAATTTCTGAAAAAGAAATTGTTGAACTAGAAATTCCAACTGGTGCGCCAATTCATTACCTATTTGATAAAAATGGTGAGGTTATAAAGAAAAAAAACTTAATTTAA